CAAGAACAGCAGGAAGTGCTTTGTATGGAAAGCTGGGTTTTGAGGCTTCCTATAAAAAAATCAGTTTGGGAAGTGAAGTCATGCTTCCGGTATATTCCAATTTGGCGGGCGGCGATATTCAGGCGAAATCGCGTTTTAGTGTTTTCGTTAATTTTGGGATTTAAGAGAATATTTTAAACGAAAAGATTTATTTAAACTTCTTTTTATTTAAAGGAGCAAAGTTGAACAGCAAAGCTGTTTGATGAAGCTCTATAAAAACGTTCGCTTCATCAAATCAATTTTAATTGATTCATTCTTTGCTCCTTAAAAATATTCACAACAAAAATAAAACTTTGCGTTAAAAAAAATATAGTTCAATAAATCAATTTTAGGATTTATTCGATTGAAAATCATTGAATTAAATTCAATTTTGTTTCTATGATTTATTTTCTATCTTTGCCGAAATCTGGTGAGCCATAAAAAGCGCTTAAAAGGGAATCCGGTGAAAATCCGGGACAGACCCGCTGCTGTAAGCTCCACACCAAAGTTTTTGAAGATCATATCCACTGTTTTTTAATGGGAAGGATTTCAAAAACGGAGTAAGTCAGAAGACCTGCCAGACCATAAACGTTTGACGCTTTCGTGGAATAAAGCTTAGGACATCATTGATCTTGTGTGGTTTACGACTGCGCTTTATCGGTGTATTCTTATATCCATTAGCGTCATCATGATCTAAATGAGCTAATGGTGGCAAAAGTTCTTACATCTCAACTTTATAAGGTTGTTTTCGCAGTTTTTGTGTTAACAGCGCCATGGTTGTTTTCACAATCCAAAAAAGACACGGTAAAGGAGAAAAGCATTCTTCCGGTTACGATTTATAAAAAGAATTTTAAAGAGATCCTTCCTGCGCAAACGCTTTCTGGAGAACAACTGGAAAGGCTCAACAGTCAGTCGGTGGCCGATGCGCTGAGGTATTTTTCAGGAGTTCAGATCAAAGATTACGGTGGAATAGGTGGTTTGAAAACCATTAATGTTAGAAGCCTTGGAAGCCAGCATGTAGGTGTATTCTATGACGGGATACAGCTGGGAAATGCTCAAAACGGGCTGGTAGATTTGGGAAGATATTCCTTAGATGATCTGGAAGAAATTTCTTTGTATAACGGTCAGAAAAGCGAAATTTTTCAATCGGCAAAAGACTTCGGCTCATCAGGTTCAATTTACTTGCAGCCTAAAACACCTTCTTTTAAGGGGAATAAAAAGACAAATTTTGTCATAAGACTGAAAAATGCTTCTATTGACTTATTTAATCCATCTTTTCGTTTAGAACAAAAATTATCGCAAAAGATTTCTGCAAGTTTTAGTTCTGAGTTTTTGCAAAGTGATGGTGTTTACAGATATCGCTATGCCAAAAAGTTTCCCGACGGAGAGCAGGCGTATGATACGATTGCTAAAAGGCAGGATTCGGATTTGAGGGCGAAACGTTTTGAAACATCCATCAACGGGAATTTAAATAATGGGAACTGGAACGTTCGTGGTTATGGATATATTTCTAATCGTGGCTTACCTGGTTCTATAGTTAACGGGCGTTTTGACGCAAGAGGTTCCAGAATGGTGGATGAAAATTATTTTGTGCAGGCTCATCTAAGAAAAAAGCTATTTCCAAAACTGGAGACTCAGCTGAAAGCGAAATTTGCATACGATTATACCCGTTTTCTGGATACCGTTCAGTCACAGTTGATCAAGTATTCAGATAATACTTAGTCGCTCCTTAAAAAGCTGTTTTTTGACTTTGAAAATTATATTTGCCTAAAAAGATTCGGAGAACAAGTTCGAGCCAAAGAAGAATTTGTTGTTTGATTTGATTCAATCTCATCTTCAAATTGTATCCAATCCCTGCTAATAATGCATTATTAATATCTCCAGCCACTCCTTTCAGGAAGTTTAATCCTAAGGAGTGGTTTCTTTTTAAATGAGAGATACAAGGTTCTATGGCTGCTCTTGCCCGGAATCTTAATCTGGCTACTTGTTGCCCATATTTTGTTTTTTCTTTTTTTGCGGGAAGCAAAATTGCTGTTCCTTCCACTTCTTTGATTCCTTTAAATCCTCTGTCTGTAGTGGCTTTCGTAGGTCTTGTTCCGCCAACGGATTTTCTTACCCTCTCACTCTGTGCCAATGATTCTTCAAGAGTTTTACTATCGTGAGGATTGCCAGAAAATCTCTTTACCGAGCTGATGATCCCTGTTTTCCGACCTCTTACTACTGCTACTTTTGTCCCAAACTCGTATGCTTTTCCCGATTTTCCTTTCGCAATACACGCAACTTGTGGCTCGTGAAGACTGTAAATTTTATCTTTCGTGGTACGTTCTTGGGTGAGTGCTTTAAGGTAAATTTTAAAAACGTCTTCGTAGCCTTTCAAAACATCTTTAGGAAGTTTTCTTTCCAATTCCCGAAGAACTCTTTTACCAATCGTCCTGAGCTTTTTCCTCGCCATTTTTGCCTTCTTCTGTCTTCTGGGATGATGTCCAAAAAAAGCGTCCCGCAATAATTGTTTGCTCACTCTTCTGTAGCTTTGTCTTTGTACAACGCTCTCTTTTTCTGCTATTTTTCTACAATTGTCGATTACTTTTTTTGCTAATTTGGCATCGGTAGGAAAGGTAATGTTCTTCTCCTGAACCGTCGTATCTACCTGAACTTCATCTTCTGTTTTGGCTTTGGGATGGAGAGAAACGCTTTGTCCCAAAAGAAATTCCAAACCCTTATCTCCAATTCTTTTTCTGAAGTGTACAAAATTGCTCGGATCGAAAGGCTGCTCTGTCTGGAAAAAGGTTTCTCCGGTAAAATATTGCCAATACGCATTCTCAATCCATCTCTCTATTACACTTTCATCACTTTCTTTAAACATTTCCTTGAGCAAAAGCATTCCTGCTATTTTACGGATAGCAATAGAAGGTCTTCCGTTTTCTGAAAATAATTTCTCAAACTCTGACTCCATTTTATCCCAGGAAATCTCCCCAGCTAATTTTACCACCGGATGCTCCATATTAATAAGCTCCGTAAGCCTGGTCTTGAATAAATTCTGCTGTAAATCCTCTCTTATTTTGCCTAACATTTTGCCACTTTTTATATCCTAAAAATACAATTTATTGCAATTTTTTACAACGATTTTTTACGAAATATAAGTGCATAAAAACTGATAATCAAAATATTACTTGGTTTTTAAGGAATGACTACTTATATTCAAAAAGAGTTTTATATTTCATCATCCAATTTATATTCTATTACTCCTAATTGGGATTTGAGTGTGAGCGGTGACTTCCAGTATAATCATCTGGATGCTGATTTAATCAATTTTACCTATCCTACTCGTTATACCTCACTTGTGGCATTGGCAACCACCTATCAATGGGAGAGGTTTAAATTTTTAGGAAGTATTTTAGGAACATTTGTGCAGGAGAAAGTTGAATTAAATTCGAAATCTCCAGATAAAAGAGAGTGGACACCCGCATTATTTTTGAGCTATCAGCCTGCAATAATTCCTGAACTTACCCTTAGAGCTTTCTATAAAAGAATTTTCCGAATGCCCACCTTCAATGATCTGTACTATACGAGTATAGGGAATACCTACTTAAAACCTGAATATACCAATCAATACAATATCGGTTTTACCTATCAAAAATCTTTTAGTAAGGCAATTCTTCAAAATTTGTATGTGAAGGTAGATGGCTATTACAATAAAGTAGAAGATAAAATCATTGCTGCGCCCAACGGAAGCATGTTTCGATGGCTGATGATGAATCTTGGGTTGGTGGAGATTATTGGAACTGATGTAAATGTACAGGCAGAATTGCAAGCAGGAAATGTACTCTTAAAACCTTTATTGTCTTATACTTACCAAAGTGCAAAAGATATGAGTGATCCTGAAGATAGTTTTTATAAACATCAAATTCCTTACACGCCTTGGCATAGCGGAACTTTCACCTTAATGGCAGATTATAAAGATTGGAGTTTTAATTACAGTGCAATGTATGTAGGAAAAAGGTATGATGGGAATCAGGATAATATCAAGGTTAATGAAGTGCAGCCTTGGTATACCCATGATCTTTCGGTTCAGAAGAAGTTTAATTGGCATAGGCAGCAATTTAAGGTAAGCCTTGAAGTGAATAATGTTTTTAATCAATATTATGATGTGGTTATTAATTATCCCATGCCTGGAAGAAATTTTAAACTTATTTTAAATTATACACTATGAAAAAGCTAAACTTTTTTCTATTGTTTTCAATATTTATTCTTCTTATTTCATGTCGTACAGATGAAATTATAGTACGTGCTGAGGTAGAAGAAGGTCTTGCGAAACCTGAAAATACAGCCATTAAAGGTTTTTATGTATTGAATGAAGGGAATATGGGAAGTAATAAATGCACCCTGGATTTTTTTGATTATTCCACGGGGACCTATCACAGAAATATCTATGCAGAAATCAATCCAAATGTGGTGAAAGAGCTTGGAGACGTAGGAAATGATATTCAGATCTATGGCGGTAAAATGTATGTGATCGTGAATGTTTCTAATAAAATTGAAGTACTGGATGCCAAAACAGCAAAACGTATTAAGACAATCCCGTTGCAGAATTGCAGATACATCACTTTCAAAGATGGAAAAGCCTATGCAAGCAGCTATGCGGGTCCTGTAGATATTAATCCTAATGCTCCGAAAGGTAAGGTAGTGGAAATAGATACCGTTTCACTGTCTGTCCAGCGACAGGTGACCGTAGGTTATCAGCCAGAGGAAATGCAGATTGTGGGGAATCAGCTTTTCGTGGCCAATTCGGGAGGGTATATGGTTCCAAATTATGATAAAACGGTTTCTGTAATTGATTTGAATTCGTTCACAGAAACCAAGAAAATAGATGTTGCTATTAACCTTCATCGCTTGAAGAAAGACAGTTATGGAGATCTGTATGTAAGCTCCAGAGGTGATTATTATACAGTTCCTTCTACTTTATTTTTAATAGATGCAACAACAGGAAGTATAAAAAAAGATTTTCACCTCTCTGTAAGTGAAATGACGATTGTGAATGATAAATTGTATTTCTACGGAAACGAATTTAATTACAATACCCATACTTATAAAAAGTCTTTCGGAATAATAGATGTGAAGACCGAACAAATTATTTCCACCCAAATTATCGATCAGGAATATATAGATGCCATCAAAACACCCTACGGAATTGCCGTGAATCCTATTACAGAAGATATTTATATAACGGATGCCCGAAATTATGTTTCTATAGGATATGTCTACTGTTTTGATAAAAACGGAAAATTCAAATGGAAAACAGAGGGCGGAAATATTCCGGCGCACTTTGCTTTTTTGTATAAATAATTAAATCCTTAACAATGAAGAACAATTACTTTAAATATATAAAAATCTCACTTTTATCCGTATTGTTTATAGGAATTTCGGCCTGTAAAAGTGATGACGACGATTTTACTTTTAATGGTCTTGAAGAATCGTATTCTATTGACCGTTTTAAAGTCCTGAGTATTCCTACAAACGTATCAGCAAACGTAACATGGAGTATTAATGATTCTATTATTTCACAAAATTCAGAGCTGGAATTTATCAGTCCGACTGTTGATACCTATCCTTTAACGCTGAAAGTTGAAAGGAATGGCAATATTCAGACTTATAAATCAAAAATCATCGTCAACCAAGAGACCGGAAATTATAGCAAATATATTTCTAAGGTTTTAGATTTTAAACCGGCGGTCGGTCAGTTTATCAATGATATTCCGGAGTATGAAAACGGAAATAATTCGGCAGCGATGATTCAGAAAGCCAATGATTATCTCGTGGGAGGCAACTCTTCAATGGTTACCCTTGGTGGCTACGGCGGATATGTGGTGTTCGGATTCGATCATACGATTCCCAATATGAATGGCAGAGATTTTAAAGTGCTGGGAAATGCTTTTTTTGCCAACGGATCTACAGACCGCGCAGGATCTTGCGAGCCGGGAATCATCATGGTGGCTTATGATAAAAATAAAAACGGCAAGCCGGACGATAATGAATGGTACGAAATTGCAGGAAGCGAATATTTTAAAAATACAACAACAAAAGACTATACAATAACTTACTTCAAACCCAATAGTAATAAAGTTCCGGTTCCGGGGAATGAGTATTGGCAAACCGATGTGGAGTACATCAAATGGGAGGATAATAAGGGGAATTCTGGATTTAAAACAAAGAATACCTTCCATAGCCAAAGCTATTATCCGTTATGGCTTTCTGATCAATCTTACGGTTTTTCAGGAACCAGACTTCAGGATAATTTTCACGACCAAAGTGGAAGCGGAACGTATTGGGTAGGAAAATCCTACGATTTTGGATATGCAGACAATGCTCCGAACAATGACGAAGCCTCCAATATCGATATTTCCTGGGCGGTAGACCGAAACGGGAAATATGTAAAACTTCCGGGAGTCGATTTTGTGAAAGTATATACCGGTGTCAATCAGGAAGCAGGATGGCTGGGCGAAGTTTCTACGGAAGTTGCCGGAGCGTATGATTTACATCTCAAATAAATTTAATATTATCTCTAAAATTAAATAAAAATGAAAAAGTTTTATCTTTTTACATTGCTTTTTCTGTTTGCATGCTTTACCAATGCGCAGATAAAAGTACAGGGTGTGCCCCGAAATGACCTTCCGCAGAATTTAGCTGCGCAAAGTCAGAACCTTACCACTACCACTTTGCCGTTTTCTGATATCCAATATTGGGTAGGAACCGGAACCAACGAAGCCGCTTTGGTGGTTCAGTGGAATGATAATAAAAATCCTGATGCCTTGGTATGGGGGTTCAGATGGAATGGTACAGCGACAGGTGAAGATATGCTGAAAGCCATCGCGAAAGCAGATCACAGATTTTATACGTTATTGAGACAGGGAACTCAGTTTGGTACGGCTGTTGGCGGAATTGGTTTTGATTTAAATGGAATTAATTCCAACGCATTGTACAAAAACGGAGACACGATGTATCCGTTGTATCCGTCAGATGGCATTATTAATTCTTCGGAATATGATTTTGATTCCTATACCGCGGCAGATACCAACGACCACTGGAAATCCGGCTGGACAACCGGGTATTGGTCGTATTGGGTAAAAGACGCTACTGATACCGACTTTGGATATTCAGGATTAGGTGCTTCTAACAGACAGCTGGAAAACGGATCTTGCGATGTTTGGAATTTTTATGTTGATATGAATTCTTTCCCTATTTCTTCTACATTAACTCCGGTTTCACCTTATGTAAATTCTACAGACTTTACCAACGGCTATTTTATTGTAAATGAAGAATGGTTCGGTCATACCAATGGTTCTGTAAATTTTGTTAATCCCAATGGAACCGTTAATTACAGAATTTACAGCAATGTGAATAATAATGAAGCTTTCGGAGCAACAACGCAATTCGGAACAATTTACGGAGATAAATTCTATTTTGTTTCTAAACAGGCTGCTGATGGTGGCGACACACAATACGCACCAGGAGGAAGATTAGTGGTTGCCAATGCACAAACCATGCAAAAAATTGCCAGTTTTAATACGATTGGCGGGGGAGACGGAAGGTCTTTTTTAGGCGTTAACGAACATAAAGGATATATTGGAGCTTCTAACGGAATCTATACTTTTGATATTGATAATATGCAGGTAGGGTCTCTCATTCCTACAACAGGTGGTGGAAGTGCTTATGCAGGACAGATCGGGAATATGATCAGAACTTCTCAATATGTTTTTGCCGTAAAACAGGCAGCCGGAATTTTTGTTATTGATCCTAATACAGATACCGTAATTCAGACAATTTCAGGAGCTTTCAACTCTATTGTTCAGGCTAAAGACGGAAGTATCTGGGCAATTATGGAACAGAAACTGGTCAATATTCATCCGACAACTTTTGCAACCACAGCGTATGATATTCCCTCTACCAAATATTTTACATCTTGGGGAGCCTGGAATGCCGGGAGCTTTACGGCAAGTAAGCAAAATAATACCTTGTATTGGATCAACGGAACAGGGAGCTTCACTTCAGGAACACAGATTGTGAAGTTTGATGTAGCTACCAAAACATTCAATGAAAATTTTGCAACGATTCCTGGGCAAACAGGATCATTTCCTCAAATTCCTTACGGAGCGGCACTGCGTGTGAATCCAACAACAGATGAATTGATTCTTAACACTACAGAATACGGTTATGGAGCTCATTATCAAAACAACTGGGTTCATACCTATAATAATACAGGAACTTTAACCAACACTTTAAAATTAAACGATTATTACTGGTTCCCGGCTGTAGTTGTTTTCCCGGATAATACAAATCCTGTAGTTGCGGCAACTTTCCCGGCTCAGATTAATGTAAACAGCGCAACATCGATCGATTTAAAAACAATCGTTACAGATGATGATAATGCCGCTGCTTCTATTGTAAAAGCCGTAAAATCAAACAGCAATCCAAATATAGTTTCTGCGGTAATTAATTTGAATGATGAATTGGTTTTAACACCACAAGGAAACGGAACTGCTGAGGTGGTAATAAGTTTCAACTCAAACGGTAAAGTGGTAGAAAAAACGCTGACAGTGAATGCGACAAGCGGAGTTTTATCAACTGTTGAGGTGAAGAAAACTGAACTAAGCATTTACCCTAATCCTGCGACTGATATTCTGAATATCAAGACACAGGATAAGGTGGTAAATGTTTCTATTTTTGATGCATCCGGAAGATTAGTGAATGCTAAATTCGAAAATGGGCAAGTAAATATAAGCACTCTTGCAAAAGGGATTTATATCGTAAAGATTGTTACGGATAAAGCAGTTTATCAACAAAAACTGATGAAGAAATAATTTTTATCAGCATATTCAAGTTTGTTTTAGCCTTCACCTCTTGCCTGTGGTGGAGGCTATTTTTTTCTTCCTTTGATATTGGGTAAAAATGCTGTGATGATTCCCATCAACGGTAAAAAAGCGCAGATTTTAAAGACGTACTCAATGCTAGTATCATCGGCAACAGCTCCCAATACGGCAGATCCTATTCCTCCCATTCCAAACATAAATCCGAAGAATAATCCGGCTACCAATCCAATTTTATTAGGCATTAAGTCCGTTGCGTATACCAATATTGCTGAAAATGCCGAAGCAATGATCAGTCCGATTAAAACGGCAAAAATAATCGTCCAAAATAAAGGAAGATAAGGTAAACAAAGGGTAAATGGTGCTGCTCCCAAGATAGAGATCCAGATGATTTTTTTTCTTCCGTATCGGTCACCTAATTTTCCGCCCAAAATGGTTCCGACTGCCACAGCAGCAAGAAACAGGAAGAGGTATAGCTGAGAATCTTTTACCGAGATATGGAATTTATCCATTAGGAAAAAGGTAAAATAATTCGTCATGGAAGCCAGATAAATATACTTTGAAAAGACTAAAGCCAATAAAATCGTTACAGAAAAAATGACCTTCTTTCGTGATAATTGTATTTCAATAATATCGCTTGGATGCTTGCCTGATTTCTTTAACGATAATCTCTCAGCATACCAGTTTCCGATTCTCCATAATACAATAATTCCGATAAATGCTGCGATGGCAAAAACTCCTACGTAACCTTGTCCCAAAGGAAGAACAATTAAAGCGACTAATAAAGGTCCGATGGCGCTTCCTGAATTTCCGCCTACCTGAAAAATCGATTGTGCCAATCCTTTTTGTCCACCGGATGCCAATTGTGCTACTCGTGAGGCTTCCGGATGAAAAACGGAAGATCCCATTCCAATCAGTGCGACGGAGATTAGAATGACATAATATTGATGTGCTGCCGCCAACAGTAATAGTCCCGCCATGGATAATCCCATCCCAATTGCCAGTGATCTCGGATTAGGCTTTTTATCGGTATAAATTCCCACAAAAGGCTGTAAAATGGATGCCGTTAATTGAAATACCAATGTGATAATTCCAATTTGAGCAAAAGATAAGCTAAATTCTCCCTTCAGAATGGGATAGAGTGAAGGAATAGTAGATTGGATCAGATCATTCAGGAAATGTGAAAAACTGATCATAAATAGGATAGGGTAGACAATTTTCGTGGTGTCAATTGTTGTTGCCTTTACATTTTCCATAGGAATAGGGTTTTAAAATTCATCAGGTCATCTGATGAATTGGATTAAATTTTTATAATTAATAAATTCGGTCAACAATTTGTTGAGCAATAAATTCGGCCTTTTCCGGGCTCTGGTTTTTAATGGCCTCATAAAGATCAGCATGTATATTCTGCGAGATTTTAAAAGGCTCCGTGTCGTTGTTATGACGATGCTCAAAGGAACTCAGGATATGCTTACTGGCGATGATAAAGATTTCTTTCAATAAACTATTTCCGCAGGCTTTAGCGATAGAGACGTGAAAATTCACATCTGCCTCATAACATTCCAGTGCCTTTCTTTCAGTCGCTAATGTATTTCTTAGATCTAAATACATTTTTATAGTCGTCAAATCTTCTTCTGTACGATGGGTTGCCGCTTTTCCTGCAATTTTAGCATCCAGGATCGATCTTACTTCCAATACATCTTCAAGCCTTGCTTTATCCATTTGAGTTTCCAAAGATTCCTGTGCATTTTTAGAAACAACAAAAGTTCCGACGCCTTGCTGAACGCTGAGAATTCCTTTAATTAGTAAAATTTTTATCGCCTCCCGAATGCTGGAACGCCCAACTCCGTAGATTTTCATCAGCTCGGGCTCAATCGGAAGTTTTTCTCCAATAATATAATCATCATTCAGAATTCCTTCCAACAATCTTTCGGCTACTTCTTCGGCTAAGGTCTTTCTTTGAATCTGCATTGTATTAAAAACATCATATCATCTGATGAATTGCAAAGGTAGGGTATTTAATTTAAAGTTCAGAGTTTAATGTTTAAAGTTAAGTATGGTAGTAGAAATTACCATAAAATGTGATTTTTTATTGCCACGAATACACGGATATTTTTATTTCCCGCAGATGGCCTTTAGATTTTCCACAGATGGTATCGTTGATTTTCTTTGTTTAACCTTTGCGGTCCTTTATAAGTGGAACGGTTTGGTGAGACTTAAAACGGGAGTTGTCAAAAAACTTGGCGGGGCTTCGTGTTCAATATGTAAAGTGTAAGGAAAAGAATCTGCAAAATCTGCAAAATCTGCAAAATCTGCGAGAGCAAAAAATCGGATCAGTTTCAAAACTTGGGGAGAAATTGTTTAGATGTATTTTTTGCCACGAATGCACGAATATTTTTATTTCCCATAGATTGATAGGATTTTCGTGGATGGGGCTGTTTCTGTTGGTTTTTCGCAAAGGCGCAAAGATATTTTTAATGCCTGATGTTTTTAAGGCGCAAGGATTTTATCAAAGATAAAATTGAGCGCTGCATATTATCGCCACGAATGCACGAATTTTTTTATTTCCCATAGATTGATAGGATTTTCGTGGATGAGGCTGTTTCTGTTGGTTTTTCGCAAAGTCGCAAAGATATTTTTAATGCTTTATGTTTTTAAGGCGCAAGGATTTTATCAAAGATAAGATTGAGCGCTGCATATTATCGCCACGAATGCACGAATATTTTTATTTCCCATAGATTGATAGGATTTTCGTGGATGAGGCTGTTTCTGTTGGTTTTTCGCAAAGGCGCAAAGATATTTTTAATGCCTGATGTTTTTAAGGCGCAAGGATTTTATCAAAGATAAAATTGAGCGCCGCATATTATCGCCACGAATGCACGAATTTTTTATTTCCCACATATCGCACAGATTTTCACTGATGATATCGTTGATTTTCTTTGTTTAACCTTTGCGGCCCTTTATAAGTGGAACGGTTTGGTGAGACTTAAAACGGGAGTTGTCAAAAAACTTGGGTAGCTTCATGTTCAATATGTAAAGTACAAGCAAAAGAATCTATATCATTTGCAAAACTGCGAGAGCAAAAAATTTCATCTTATAGTATCTAAACTTTTTTGCCTGGTCCCCAACTTTTGTACTTGATCCTACTTGATCCATACTTAATCCATAATTATCTTAAAAGTAAATCATTAATTTATGAGGATAAGAAATAAAAAAAGAGATTCAAAACATGAATCTCTTTTAAGTAGCCCGTAGGGGAATCGAACCCCTCTTACCAGAATGAAAATCTGAGGTCCTAACCGATAGACGAACGGGCCAGCTATACAACCGCAATGAATTACGAGGTTAGTATTTTTTGTTTTTTTAAGTTTCAACTCTTATCCTAAACACTCGGTTAGTAGTGTTAAGTAGTAGCCCGTAGGGGAATCGAACCCCTCTTACCAGAATGAAAATCTGAGGTCCTAACCGATAGACGAACGGGCCAGCTATACTTATTAAGCCAGTTTATTAACGTGCTTAGTTAATTTACTTTTTAAGTTAGCCGCTTTGTTTTTGTGGATAATGTTTTTCTTAGCTAATTTATCCAACAAAGAGATAACTTTCGGCAACTGCTCAGCTGCAGCAGCTTTGTTTTCTTCATTTCTCAATACCTTTAGAGCTGTTCTAGCAGTCTTGTGGTAGTATCTGTTACGAAGTTTTCTTACTTCGTTTTGTCTGATTCTTTTTAATGCTGATTTATGATTTGCCATATCGTTCAAATGTGAGTGCAAAAGTATAAACTATTTTTGAAACTACCAAACTTTTCTTTAAAAATTTTTAATTTTCTTCAGATAAGTATTTTCTGAGTTTATCTATTGCCTGTTCTATTTTAAAATTTTCGTCTTCTCTTTCTATTTTCTTGATTGTGCTCGAAAGCATAACCATAGCATTGTTCCATTCTCCAGTAGTATTGGTGAAGGTAAGTTCGTCAATCGTTACTTCGAAATCAACTCTTTCTCCCGTCCTGTAAAGTCTGAAACTTATTTTATCATCTCTGCCTGATATCCCATCTTCATTGATTTTTAAATCGTAACTTTTGGGGTTAGAATGGATTTTCTTAAAAAGCAATTTTGCTTCCTGTATTTTTAAATCCGGCATGATATGAAATTTTTGCCTTTTGAAGAGATGAATCAAAAACTGTTTAAATAGTTTTTCTTAAAACTCAATTCCTTCTAAGCGGCTGCAAAGTTAGTAATTTTTTTTAATCAACAAAATTTCAAATATGATTTTTTTTACAATCATATTTAAATAACTGAAATCCAATATACTTATTTTTTTGAAAAAAATAAGTAAATCTAAAAGATCTTTTTTATCGGAACGATCAGGAATTAGATAGCCTTTACTGTGATTATGATCTTTTGTTACCCGATGATTTGCTTATTGGTTATCTCAAGTTCAGTAAAGGGATGGATATATCTTCTGAAAAAAAGGTGTTTATT
The sequence above is a segment of the Chryseobacterium sp. MYb264 genome. Coding sequences within it:
- a CDS encoding T9SS type A sorting domain-containing protein; its protein translation is MKKFYLFTLLFLFACFTNAQIKVQGVPRNDLPQNLAAQSQNLTTTTLPFSDIQYWVGTGTNEAALVVQWNDNKNPDALVWGFRWNGTATGEDMLKAIAKADHRFYTLLRQGTQFGTAVGGIGFDLNGINSNALYKNGDTMYPLYPSDGIINSSEYDFDSYTAADTNDHWKSGWTTGYWSYWVKDATDTDFGYSGLGASNRQLENGSCDVWNFYVDMNSFPISSTLTPVSPYVNSTDFTNGYFIVNEEWFGHTNGSVNFVNPNGTVNYRIYSNVNNNEAFGATTQFGTIYGDKFYFVSKQAADGGDTQYAPGGRLVVANAQTMQKIASFNTIGGGDGRSFLGVNEHKGYIGASNGIYTFDIDNMQVGSLIPTTGGGSAYAGQIGNMIRTSQYVFAVKQAAGIFVIDPNTDTVIQTISGAFNSIVQAKDGSIWAIMEQKLVNIHPTTFATTAYDIPSTKYFTSWGAWNAGSFTASKQNNTLYWINGTGSFTSGTQIVKFDVATKTFNENFATIPGQTGSFPQIPYGAALRVNPTTDELILNTTEYGYGAHYQNNWVHTYNNTGTLTNTLKLNDYYWFPAVVVFPDNTNPVVAATFPAQINVNSATSIDLKTIVTDDDNAAASIVKAVKSNSNPNIVSAVINLNDELVLTPQGNGTAEVVISFNSNGKVVEKTLTVNATSGVLSTVEVKKTELSIYPNPATDILNIKTQDKVVNVSIFDASGRLVNAKFENGQVNISTLAKGIYIVKIVTDKAVYQQKLMKK
- a CDS encoding MFS transporter yields the protein MENVKATTIDTTKIVYPILFMISFSHFLNDLIQSTIPSLYPILKGEFSLSFAQIGIITLVFQLTASILQPFVGIYTDKKPNPRSLAIGMGLSMAGLLLLAAAHQYYVILISVALIGMGSSVFHPEASRVAQLASGGQKGLAQSIFQVGGNSGSAIGPLLVALIVLPLGQGYVGVFAIAAFIGIIVLWRIGNWYAERLSLKKSGKHPSDIIEIQLSRKKVIFSVTILLALVFSKYIYLASMTNYFTFFLMDKFHISVKDSQLYLFLFLAAVAVGTILGGKLGDRYGRKKIIWISILGAAPFTLCLPYLPLFWTIIFAVLIGLIIASAFSAILVYATDLMPNKIGLVAGLFFGFMFGMGGIGSAVLGAVADDTSIEYVFKICAFLPLMGIITAFLPNIKGRKK
- a CDS encoding FadR/GntR family transcriptional regulator, whose protein sequence is MQIQRKTLAEEVAERLLEGILNDDYIIGEKLPIEPELMKIYGVGRSSIREAIKILLIKGILSVQQGVGTFVVSKNAQESLETQMDKARLEDVLEVRSILDAKIAGKAATHRTEEDLTTIKMYLDLRNTLATERKALECYEADVNFHVSIAKACGNSLLKEIFIIASKHILSSFEHRHNNDTEPFKISQNIHADLYEAIKNQSPEKAEFIAQQIVDRIY
- the rpsT gene encoding 30S ribosomal protein S20: MANHKSALKRIRQNEVRKLRNRYYHKTARTALKVLRNEENKAAAAEQLPKVISLLDKLAKKNIIHKNKAANLKSKLTKHVNKLA